One Pectobacterium polaris DNA window includes the following coding sequences:
- the argE gene encoding acetylornithine deacetylase produces the protein MKMNLPPFIELYRALIATPSISATDSALDQSNHTLINLLADWFGDLGFHVEVQPVPGTLNKFNMLARIGEGKGGLLLAGHTDTVPFDDGRWTRDPFTLTEHDNKLYGLGTADMKGFFAFILDALRDIDPTKLTKPLYVLATADEETTMAGAKYFSESTQIRPDCAIIGEPTSLQPVRAHKGHMSNAIRIQGQSGHSSDPSRGVNAIELMHEAISHLLVLRNTLQERYHNPIFHIPHPTMNLGHIHGGDAANRICGCCELHMDIRPLPGITLNDLDGLLSEALEPVSQRWPGRLTISELHPPIPGYECPPDHRLVSVVEKLLGTKTEIVNYCTEAPFIQTLCPTLVLGPGSIEQAHQPDEYIDTAFIKPTRELISQVIHHFCHH, from the coding sequence GTGAAGATGAATTTACCCCCTTTTATTGAGCTATATCGGGCATTGATAGCCACACCGTCCATCAGTGCCACCGACAGCGCGCTCGATCAAAGTAATCATACCTTAATCAACCTGCTGGCCGACTGGTTCGGCGATCTCGGCTTCCACGTGGAAGTCCAACCCGTCCCCGGCACCCTCAATAAATTTAATATGCTGGCGCGGATTGGTGAAGGAAAAGGTGGCTTATTGTTGGCAGGCCACACCGACACCGTCCCGTTCGACGACGGCCGCTGGACGCGCGACCCGTTCACGCTGACTGAACACGACAACAAGCTGTACGGCCTGGGTACGGCGGATATGAAAGGCTTCTTTGCTTTTATTCTGGATGCCTTACGCGATATCGATCCGACCAAGCTAACGAAACCGCTCTATGTGCTGGCAACGGCAGATGAAGAGACGACGATGGCCGGTGCCAAGTATTTCTCCGAATCCACGCAGATTCGCCCGGACTGCGCCATCATCGGCGAGCCGACGTCGCTGCAACCGGTGCGCGCCCACAAGGGCCATATGTCCAACGCGATCCGCATTCAGGGGCAGTCCGGCCACTCCAGCGATCCGTCGCGCGGCGTGAACGCGATTGAGCTGATGCACGAAGCGATTTCTCACCTGCTGGTGCTGCGCAACACGCTACAGGAACGCTATCACAACCCGATTTTCCACATTCCTCATCCGACCATGAATCTCGGCCACATTCACGGCGGCGATGCCGCTAACCGCATCTGCGGCTGCTGTGAACTGCATATGGATATCCGTCCGCTGCCGGGCATTACGCTTAACGATTTGGACGGACTGCTGTCAGAAGCGCTTGAACCCGTCAGCCAGCGTTGGCCGGGCCGATTGACCATCAGCGAGCTGCATCCGCCGATTCCTGGCTATGAATGCCCGCCCGATCACCGTCTGGTGTCAGTCGTAGAGAAGCTGCTGGGGACGAAAACGGAAATCGTGAACTACTGTACCGAAGCACCGTTTATTCAGACGCTGTGCCCGACGCTGGTTCTGGGGCCAGGATCGATCGAACAGGCGCACCAGCCGGATGAATATATTGATACCGCGTTTATCAAACCAACGCGGGAGCTGATCTCGCAGGTGATTCATCACTTCTGCCACCACTGA
- a CDS encoding GntR family transcriptional regulator, with product MKKKDFIAQDLLSKIYQHTDPLPEKLPPERQLAEEYGVSRFTIRQALEKLASIGAIHMVQGSGNFINQGVRSNPLVYNSITEKKFTQISSRLLSLHKRLPNREEQQVFAIGENAFIWEFSRLRYVDNRKVQIEISKMPAADFPDMSQKIIEGSIQQYVLSKGYAISHYLTHYQAVNVTKAQAELLGCKKGTAAMHILNRGILQGGRVYESSDIIDINYTCTYVIPLNLDNLTFRQSP from the coding sequence ATGAAAAAGAAAGACTTCATCGCGCAGGATTTACTGAGCAAAATCTATCAGCACACCGATCCGCTGCCGGAAAAGCTGCCGCCGGAACGCCAACTGGCGGAAGAATACGGCGTGTCGCGCTTTACCATCCGTCAGGCGCTGGAAAAGCTCGCCAGCATTGGCGCGATCCATATGGTGCAAGGCTCGGGTAACTTCATTAATCAGGGCGTACGCAGCAATCCGCTGGTGTATAACTCGATTACCGAAAAGAAATTCACTCAGATTTCATCTCGCCTGCTTAGCCTACATAAACGGCTACCGAATCGAGAGGAGCAGCAGGTATTTGCGATCGGAGAAAATGCGTTCATCTGGGAATTCAGTCGGTTACGTTATGTCGATAACCGCAAAGTACAGATCGAGATCTCGAAAATGCCTGCTGCGGATTTCCCAGACATGAGCCAGAAGATTATTGAAGGTTCTATCCAGCAGTATGTGCTCAGCAAGGGCTATGCGATTTCACACTATCTGACGCATTATCAGGCGGTTAACGTCACGAAAGCACAGGCTGAGCTACTGGGCTGCAAGAAAGGCACGGCGGCGATGCATATTCTTAATCGCGGTATTTTACAGGGCGGTCGCGTGTACGAATCGAGCGATATCATCGACATCAACTACACCTGTACCTACGTCATCCCCTTAAATCTCGATAATTTGACCTTCCGCCAGTCGCCGTAA